One segment of Paramormyrops kingsleyae isolate MSU_618 chromosome 8, PKINGS_0.4, whole genome shotgun sequence DNA contains the following:
- the necap2 gene encoding adaptin ear-binding coat-associated protein 2, protein MAEEVYESVICVKPEVHVYRIPPRASNRGYRAADWKLDEPAWSGRLRITAKGNVAFIKLEDKTSGELFAQAPVEQYPGTVVEAVTDSSRYFVVRIEDGNGRHAFIGLGFADRGDSFDFNVALQDHFKWVRQESELAKQEANQSTAPRLDLGFKEGQTIKINIGNIKKKDNPPAGASKSRPAGGGLLPPPPGAKGGAFVPPPGAPNPAPSAQPPSAALLDFGESPGNAKPSADLWGDFTTAASSGGNGGSNDAVHSGWVQF, encoded by the exons ATGGCAGAGGAGGTCTACGAGTCTGTGATCTGCGTGAAACCGGAGGTTCACGTCTACCGGATCCCTCCCCGAGCAAGTAACCGTGGCTATCG GGCGGCAGACTGGAAGCTGGACGAGCCGGCCTGGAGCGGCAGGCTGAGGATCACCGCTAAGGGCAACGTGGCCTTCATCAAACTGGAAGACAAAACGTCTG GAGAGCTGTTTGCCCAAGCCCCCGTTGAGCAGTACCCTGGCACCGTGGTGGAAGCAGTGACAGACTCCAGCCGGTACTTCGTCGTGAGGATTGAGGACGGCAATG GGCGCCACGCGTTCATCGGCCTGGGCTTTGCCGACCGCGGCGACTCCTTTGACTTCAATGTGGCCCTGCAGGATCACTTTAA GTGGGTCCGGCAGGAGAGTGAGCTGGCGAAACAGGAGGCGAACCAGAGTACGGCACCCAGACTGGACTTGGGCTTCAAGGAGGGCCAGACTATTAAAATCAACATTGGG AATATTAAGAAGAAGGATAATCCGCCTGCTGGAGCCTCAAAGTCCCGCCCTGCGGGCGGTGGTCTCCTCCCGCCACCGCCAGGAGCCAAGGGAGGTGCCTTTGTACCTCCTCCAGGGGCCCCCAACCCTGCACCCTCTGCACAGCCACCCTCAG CCGCTCTGCTCGATTTCGGAGAATCGCCTGGCAACGCCAAGCCCTCTGCTGACCTTTGGGGTGATTTCACCACCGCTGCCAGCAG CGGCGGCAACGGCGGCAGTAATGATGCCGTCCACTCAGGATGGGTGCAGTTTTAA
- the LOC111853329 gene encoding SUZ RNA-binding domain-containing-like, whose amino-acid sequence MCVKERERGERERVWASGDRNMEDEEVAESWEEAADSGEIERRLEAKLMISQKEKKSNSGSGRSPMRTAIVIQDDSLPAAPPPQIRILKRPPSNGSLGSGTTSTRPVPQVKSLAQREAEYAEARRRILGSPSPEDAPQERPSADRPVRMSAPASLEDCRPNNHAIRQPTGPDGTQGFRQRR is encoded by the exons atgtgtgtgaaagagagagagagaggagagagagagagagtctgggCTTCGGGAGACCGGAACATGGAAGATGAAGAGGTTGCCGAGAGCTGGGAGGAGGCAGCGGACAGCGGG GAAATAGAGAGAAGACTGGAGGCAAAACTGATGATCAGCCAAAAAGAAAA GAAATCGAACAGTGGCTCCGGCCGCTCGCCCATGAGGACAGCCATCGTGATCCAGGACGACTCGCTGCCGGCCGCCCCCCCGCCGCAGATCCGCATCCTGAAGCGGCCCCCCAGTAACGGCTCCCTGGGCTCGGGGACGACCTCCACCCGGCCCGTGCCGCAGGTGAAGTCGCTGGCTCAGCGTGAAGCGGAGTACGCAGAGGCCAGGAGGCGCATTCTGGGCAGCCCCAGTCCCGAGGACGCGCCTCAGGAACGCCCCAGCGCGGACAG GCCCGTGCGAATGAGCGCCCCCGCTTCCTTGGAGGACTGTCGGCCAAACAATCACGCAATCCGCCAGCCGACAGGCCCAGACGGCACACAAGGCTTTCGCCAACGCAGATAG